The DNA region GAGCGCAAAatctccctccctctttcctaACATGTGACATCACCCCTGTCCTGCACCTACACTTTAAGGGTGCAGAAATGGGAGTCCTCCCCAGGAGCTAGAGCTGGCTGGAGACAGCAAAAGTGAGGGTGGTTAAATGCCTCTGCATGGCTTCCCTGGTGCAAGGGCCCCAAGTCAGGGCTCTTCACCACCAGCCACTGCTATCTTTTCTGGTGCATAGAGCTCATAGCAGAGCCTCTGGAAGGCATGGGAGCCacactgctgtcacctccctccTCCATGCACAACACAAGGAAAACCTTATGAACCTCAAAGATACCAGCGTTGGCATCAAAGCAACTGGCATAGAGAATGGCATCTTCCCGCTGGTGGAAACGTGCAATCTTCTCCTCCAGGTCCTTGTGTATGCTCtaaagagaagagaggagcaggagTCAACAGTGGGGCAGCACAAGTTCTTGCTTGCCCACTGCTGTTAAATGCTGACTTGAAAGGGCTGGAGACAGACAGGTTTTATCCAGAAAAGGTGTATGTGCGTGGGAGAAGTTACTCGTGTTCAGCAAATGCAGCCCTAAAGTATAATTATGGGTTTGGATGCCAAAGCTCAGCAGGGAGACTCCAAGCACCCCATGCACAAGGGAGAAGCTCTGCTTGTTCTTTGCACTTAATCAGGCAGGACTCAAAAAAGGCTCCAGCAGGGATAAACTGGGCTGGGTCTGATGGAGCCACTTTAAGTCAGGTTCACTGTAATTTTGAcccaaagagagagaaaaagacatttattttctgaattcagAGGCGTGTTCAGTTTCTTTGCTCTCAGGTATTGTAATGGTTTAAATTGGCGTATTTCCAGACTAACAGGGGTCTGGCAGGCTCCTTTTCTCGCCGGGCCACGTGTAAGTCAGCACTGTGCACGCAAGCCGAGTGGGAGTGTCGAGAGGGGCGCTTACATGGACACCCTGCGAAAGACCCGCGGGGAAGGGGATGCTGCCCAGTACCTGGGTACCGCAGATAAAGCGgacagagctgagcccagcGCCGAACTTCTCCAGGGCCTCCACAGCGGCACGGATCACCTCGGGGTGGCTGGAGAGCCCCAGGTAGTTATTGGCGCAGAAATTGATGATCCCTGCgtgaacagagagagagaagcagggGCATGGCACCGAGGGAAGGGACCGAGagccctcctcttcctccccgcCGCACGCaccggcgccgccgcccgccaAGCGGAGGTGGGGACCCTGTCGGGAGACGATGACACGCTCGCTCTTCCAGGTGCCGGCGCCGCGGATGTCCTCCAGCTCGCTCTCCAGCCGCCGCCGGAgctgcgccgccgccgccgccgctcccgaCGCGGCCCGGGGggcgccggccccggccccgcgcagcGTCCGCACCGCCGCCGCCCGCCACATCCCGGCGCTGCGCTCCGCACGCCCAGGGGCGGGCCCCGGCGCCCAATCGCCGCTAATTAACCACGGGTTCATTACGAACCAATGCCCATTGGCCGCCGGGGCACCGCCCCCGTCAGGCGGGGCGAGCGGCCGCCGCAGATCCAGCGGCTTGGAGTGCTTGGGCACGTTCTCTAGGAGGCGATCGGCGTCTTCTTTGGAGGAGAGGCTCTGTCCCAAGGGGTTTAGGCACCCCAGAGCTAGATATGTGATGCCCGGCGTCTGAAGGATTTTGAGGGAACGCCATCCATGACATTTAGGAACTGTAATGGGGTCATGTACTAGGGTCTGGGGGATTTCATAGCAACAGGGGATCTCGGACCTCAAGGATCAACAAGCCCAGGACATTAGGTGCCTCTGCCTAGAGATTTGGGGTCCTCAGTACAGATGACTTGGATCCTTGCAGATAGGTGGTTTATGGGTGCCCACCACTAGGGATAAAGAGCCACGGGTCTGTAGCATGTGGGTGTATTAAGCTGAGGTGACCAACAATCCATTGGACAGAGAGCTTTAGGACTTACCAGGTGAAAATTAGAATACCCAGACCCAAGGGATTTGAGCACCTTTGGCCAAATGTGTTTGTAAACTATAGGCTCAGTGGCTTTAGACACAACTGGTCATAGAatgatagaatggtttgggttcgAAGGCACCTTAAAAATTATCTAATTGCAAGCTcgtgccatgggctgggacactttcaactagaccaagttgctcagagccccatcaaAACTCAGCCAGAGTATTTTTAAGGatagggcatccacaacttctctgggcagcctgttccatcTGGATTAGGTATCTCCTTCCTCTACTACAGCTGACTGGGGAATTCTGTGGCCAGAGTGGTTTAGACCACTCATTCCAGGGGAATTAGGTACCAGGCTCTTGAAAGATGTTTGGGATCTTCAGTCTAGGTGTTTTGGTAGCCTTTGATCCAAGGGTCTTAGGAACAAGAGCCCACAGGGTGCATCCAGGCCAAGGATTTCAGTGTTCTGAAGCACTGAATTTGGAATCCTGAATGGTTAAAGGACTCAGGCACCATTTGCCCAAAGCGATTTAGGAAGGCTGAAGGATTTGGGAGCCATCAGGAGACCCTGGTGAAGACCCTGGGCTTATGAGAGTTAGGCACAGCAAGTCCAAGGGCCTTGGGCACTCAGAGCCCTTGGGATTTTGGAACTCCTGGCCCAGGTGGTTGGGGATCCTGATTATCAAGAAGTTTATCTGTCTCTAGCCAAGAGGGATTAGGCAGCCACTGCCGGAGGCTCAGACCCTGCTGCAGTGAGGCCAGCCCAcaggctccctgccagccctggctgtcaggatcacccagcccagcccagggaggggctCTGGCAGGGGACAAACAGGCCCTGGAATCGTGCCAGCCCCACTGGGCACAAAGCCAGAGCCCTCCTGTcgcagcagggctgagcccagcagttctgcctcaccctgccctggctgcccaccacatcccacctgcagagctgtccaCTGCCTCAGGATGTTCCTCCCTGGGGAGCAAAGATGCTTATGGCTGTGTTTGACCTTTCTCCCACTTCCCACTCCATGGACACCTTCAACTCCTTGAAAGCCAATGTGGACAGACTCTGGCCCCACTCCATCtcctctgtcccatccctgccccaaaaGTCCCGGCCAccatccagctgtgctgaggcagcTCCATAGGCAGGTGAGCAGCCCCGGTTATCTCCAGCACCTGCTCGACCTCACACCCAGCAGCCCAACATTCCTCACCTCATCCCCACAGTGGGGATCTGCAGCACCGGATGAGGGAACAGGGaccccttttcctcctccagggAAGGCCAGGGCTTTCACAGCCATATACTCCGGCTTCCCCACCAATGTCTTTGCCCGGCCCCAGCAAACACATAAATGCGcgaggagctggggcaggaccAGGAACTGAAATCCTGCATGACTCCAACAGGCACACATCACTCCCAACACACAACAAGCAGTCCAGCATTAATAAAACCAACAGACACACATGCAAGAAATTTCAGAGATATCAGAATAAAAACCCAGACCAGTAACactttaaaattgtttttttttcattcatcaACTGCCTTGTTTCAGCTATTTCAATTCACGAATAGAACAATTCTTTATAAAATGCAGTAGAAAGGAGTAAAAACAAAGGCAACAGCTATTTACAGAACCAACGGGGAGAGTGCCGAAATGCCTCTAGACTTCTCACTTCTTCTTGGGCGACTTCCGGGCACTGGACTTGGCTCTGGATTTCGACCGCCTTGCCTTCTTGGGTTTGGATGCCTTCAGGGACTTGGCCTTAACAGTCTTTGGCTTCTTGGCTTTCTTCGGGCTCCTCGACTTCTTCCTGGCCTTCTTGGCGGCAGATTTGGGCTTCTTGGCCGGGGACCTGGCTTTCCTGGACCTAGCTGGCTTCCGAGGCGAAGTGGATCTCCTGGCtgccttcttcctcttcctggaAGGAGACCTCTTCGCCTTGCTGGCCTTGGCTAGGCGGAAAGAGCCGGAGGCACCAACTCCTTTGGTCTGCTTGAGGACTCCAGTGGCCAGCAGGCGCCGGATGGCCAGCCTGATCTGGACGTCGGCATTCTGGCCCACCTTGTAGTTGCTCTTCACGTACTTCTGGATGGACTGCCGGGATGCGCCACCACGGCTCTTGTCGGCTCGGATGGCTGCTGTGATCATGTCCGAGTACGCAGGGTGGGCTGCCGGCCGCCGCGCTGACCGGGCCCGCTTGGGCTTGGTGGCCGAAGCCGGTGGCAGTGGGATCGGGCTGTCACTCATGGCGAGTGCTTCGTCCCGCGATGCCCTGCTATGCCCTCACGGATGGAAGCGTGGCCCGCCCGGCCTGGGACCCCCGCCCCTGGGCggggagaggctgggaagggagcGGTGGGTGGGTGAAGCCGCAGCAGAGCCAGTGCCGCTCTGCCGCCGGTGCCCCCGCTGGTGCCTCTgcggccgcgcccgccgcgggCTCCCTTTAAAGCCGCGGTGCGGACCGCGGGGAGGACTGCCCCGCGCGCGCCACCCGCCGCCCgtgtccccgcgtgtcccctGCCACGCCCTGACCCGACCCACCGGGAGCGACAGGGAGGGACAGTGCGGGGGACACTGTGGAATAAATAAGAGTATTTGGGGGAATACATGGTGGGGACAAGGAGGGACACTGGTGGGATCAGCGGGGGACAGTGAAGAGCGAGGACTTGTAAGGGACATTTAGTGGGGCAGCTTAGGTACGAGGTGCATTTGGAAGTATATTGTGTAGGGACAAAGAaggacactggggggacatcggggacgCTGGTAAGACAGGGACAGGCATGTCAGGGATATTCAGAGCAACATCAAGAGATGCAGAGGGACACTTGGGGAAGACACAGGGTTAGGGAGGGACATTTAGGGGCAACACAAGGAGACATGCTGGAGAAATATCAGGGGACAAGGAAAGACACTGTGGAAGATATTAAGGGGGCAAGAAGGGACACCAGAGAAGACACTGGGCACGGCACCAAGGAGAAAACGGGGAGCACTGGGCACAAGTCAGCTCAGCAGCAATACCCCAAGGCGAAATGCCACTATTCCCTCTTCTGCCCCTTTGCTCTCCACCAGGTGCTTTAGGAACACCAGCTCAGCCCTTGCACATGGATGGTGAGGGGTCACAAATAACAGGCTGTCCCCTGGTTCAACTCTTAGTGTGGTGTCAGAGTAGAGACATAGTGGCAATCAGCCATCCTTTCCCTGCTGGGTGAGCGGTCGGCTGTTCCTGGGAGATTAAATATAGCCACTATCATCATCTTGCCTGTA from Vidua chalybeata isolate OUT-0048 chromosome 5, bVidCha1 merged haplotype, whole genome shotgun sequence includes:
- the LOC128788533 gene encoding histone H5 — translated: MSDSPIPLPPASATKPKRARSARRPAAHPAYSDMITAAIRADKSRGGASRQSIQKYVKSNYKVGQNADVQIRLAIRRLLATGVLKQTKGVGASGSFRLAKASKAKRSPSRKRKKAARRSTSPRKPARSRKARSPAKKPKSAAKKARKKSRSPKKAKKPKTVKAKSLKASKPKKARRSKSRAKSSARKSPKKK